From Eubalaena glacialis isolate mEubGla1 chromosome 17, mEubGla1.1.hap2.+ XY, whole genome shotgun sequence, a single genomic window includes:
- the MFSD3 gene encoding major facilitator superfamily domain-containing protein 3 isoform X3: MPPRPALNPDPATRAWVPAPAPAPRLLAMRGKLLPLAGLYLVQGLPYGLQSGLLPVLLRARGLSLTRVGLAKALYAPWLFKLVWAPLVDTRGSPRAWLTLSTAALGLVCGLLASHPPATAGQAGLPVTVAGLLLLLNLAAAVQDVALDMLAVRLLEPAELGPGNTVQVVAYKLGAVLAGGGLLALVPTLSWPLLFLLLAATYWLAAALTWVAPALRQLPTPLPSEHPRHTLHLGQDLLAVPGTLWTVGFVLTYKLGEQGTSALFPLLLLDCGISTPELGLWNGVGAVACSIAGSSLGGALLARRRQPLPLLKSALQFRLGGLACQTALLFHLDSPGASLAPSTVLRGHTLQSPGHSGAAREAADGHAGWSPG, encoded by the exons ATGCCGCCCCGGCCGGCCTTGAACCCAGACCCAGCCACTAGAGCttgggtcccagcccccgccccagcGCCCCGCCTCCTCGCCATGCGTGGGAAGCTGCTGCCGCTGGCCGGCCTTTACCTGGTGCAGGGCCTGCCCTATGGGCTGCAGTCTGGGCTGCTGCCCGTGCTGCTGCGGGCCCGCGGCCTCTCCCTGACACGCGTGGGACTGGCCAAGGCGCTGTACGCACCGTGGCTGTTCAAGCTTGTGTGGGCCCCGCTGGTGGACACTCGGGGCTCCCCAAGGGCCTGGCTGACGCTCAGCACAGCTGCTCTGGGCCTGGTGTGTGGGCTGCTGGCATCCCACCCTCCCGCCACAGCTGGTCAGGCCGGGCTGCCTGTCACGGTGGCGGGGCTGCTTCTGCTGCTGAATCTGGCTGCAGCTGTGCAGGATGTGGCCCTGGACATGCTGGCTGTGCGGCTCCTGGAGCCCGCAGAGCTGGGGCCTGGCAACACTGTGCAGGTGGTCGCGTACAAGTTGGGGGCGGTGCTGGCTGGGGGTGGGCTGCTGGCCTTGGTGCCCACCCTCTCCTGGCCCCTGCTCTTTCTGCTCCTGGCTGCCACTTATTGGTTGGCTGCTGCCTTGACCTGGGTGGCACCAGCCCTGCGACAGCTTCCCACACCTCTGCCCTCAGAACACCCCCGACACACCCTGCACCTTGGGCAGGACTTGCTGGCCGTGCCTGGGACCCTGTGGACAGTGGGCTTCGTGCTCACCTACAAGCTGG GTGAGCAGGGCACCAGCGCCCTCTTCCCACTGCTCTTGCTGGACTGCGGCATCTCTACCCCAGAGCTGGGGCTGTGGAATGGTGTGGGTGCTGTGGCCTGCTCCATTGCCGGCTCATCCCTGGGTGGGGCCCTCCTGGCCAGGCGCCG gcAGCCACTGCCCCTGTTGAAGTCAGCGCTTCAGTTCCGTCTTGGGGGCCTGGCCTGCCAGACTGCCCTGCTCTTTCACCTGGACAGCCCTGGGGCCAGCCTGGCCCCCAGCACAGTCCTGAGAG GCCACACACTACAGTCTCCTGGCCACTCTGGAGCTGCTAGGGAAGCTGCTGATGGGCACGCTGGCTGGAGCCCTGGCTGA
- the MFSD3 gene encoding major facilitator superfamily domain-containing protein 3 isoform X2, with translation MPPRPALNPDPATRAWVPAPAPAPRLLAMRGKLLPLAGLYLVQGLPYGLQSGLLPVLLRARGLSLTRVGLAKALYAPWLFKLVWAPLVDTRGSPRAWLTLSTAALGLVCGLLASHPPATAGQAGLPVTVAGLLLLLNLAAAVQDVALDMLAVRLLEPAELGPGNTVQVVAYKLGAVLAGGGLLALVPTLSWPLLFLLLAATYWLAAALTWVAPALRQLPTPLPSEHPRHTLHLGQDLLAVPGTLWTVGFVLTYKLGEQGTSALFPLLLLDCGISTPELGLWNGVGAVACSIAGSSLGGALLARRRQPLPLLKSALQFRLGGLACQTALLFHLDSPGASLAPSTVLRGAALLSLCLQHFLGGLVTTTTFTLMMRCSQLAPSALQATHYSLLATLELLGKLLMGTLAGALADSLGPRLCFFVFLALSAAPMLYLGLAPNTLA, from the exons ATGCCGCCCCGGCCGGCCTTGAACCCAGACCCAGCCACTAGAGCttgggtcccagcccccgccccagcGCCCCGCCTCCTCGCCATGCGTGGGAAGCTGCTGCCGCTGGCCGGCCTTTACCTGGTGCAGGGCCTGCCCTATGGGCTGCAGTCTGGGCTGCTGCCCGTGCTGCTGCGGGCCCGCGGCCTCTCCCTGACACGCGTGGGACTGGCCAAGGCGCTGTACGCACCGTGGCTGTTCAAGCTTGTGTGGGCCCCGCTGGTGGACACTCGGGGCTCCCCAAGGGCCTGGCTGACGCTCAGCACAGCTGCTCTGGGCCTGGTGTGTGGGCTGCTGGCATCCCACCCTCCCGCCACAGCTGGTCAGGCCGGGCTGCCTGTCACGGTGGCGGGGCTGCTTCTGCTGCTGAATCTGGCTGCAGCTGTGCAGGATGTGGCCCTGGACATGCTGGCTGTGCGGCTCCTGGAGCCCGCAGAGCTGGGGCCTGGCAACACTGTGCAGGTGGTCGCGTACAAGTTGGGGGCGGTGCTGGCTGGGGGTGGGCTGCTGGCCTTGGTGCCCACCCTCTCCTGGCCCCTGCTCTTTCTGCTCCTGGCTGCCACTTATTGGTTGGCTGCTGCCTTGACCTGGGTGGCACCAGCCCTGCGACAGCTTCCCACACCTCTGCCCTCAGAACACCCCCGACACACCCTGCACCTTGGGCAGGACTTGCTGGCCGTGCCTGGGACCCTGTGGACAGTGGGCTTCGTGCTCACCTACAAGCTGG GTGAGCAGGGCACCAGCGCCCTCTTCCCACTGCTCTTGCTGGACTGCGGCATCTCTACCCCAGAGCTGGGGCTGTGGAATGGTGTGGGTGCTGTGGCCTGCTCCATTGCCGGCTCATCCCTGGGTGGGGCCCTCCTGGCCAGGCGCCG gcAGCCACTGCCCCTGTTGAAGTCAGCGCTTCAGTTCCGTCTTGGGGGCCTGGCCTGCCAGACTGCCCTGCTCTTTCACCTGGACAGCCCTGGGGCCAGCCTGGCCCCCAGCACAGTCCTGAGAG GGGCAGCCCTGCTGAGCCTGTGTCTGCAGCACTTCCTGGGGGGCCTGGTCACAACCACCACCTTCACCCTGATGATGCGCTGCAGCCAGCTGGCACCAAGTGCCCTGCAG GCCACACACTACAGTCTCCTGGCCACTCTGGAGCTGCTAGGGAAGCTGCTGATGGGCACGCTGGCTGGAGCCCTGGCTGACAGCCTGGGGCCACGTCTCTGCTTCTTTGTCTTCCTCGCTCTCTCAGCCGCACCCATGCTGTACCTGGGCCTTGCACCCAACACCCTGGCCTGA
- the MFSD3 gene encoding major facilitator superfamily domain-containing protein 3 isoform X1 yields the protein MPPRPALNPDPATRAWVPAPAPAPRLLAMRGKLLPLAGLYLVQGLPYGLQSGLLPVLLRARGLSLTRVGLAKALYAPWLFKLVWAPLVDTRGSPRAWLTLSTAALGLVCGLLASHPPATAGQAGLPVTVAGLLLLLNLAAAVQDVALDMLAVRLLEPAELGPGNTVQVVAYKLGAVLAGGGLLALVPTLSWPLLFLLLAATYWLAAALTWVAPALRQLPTPLPSEHPRHTLHLGQDLLAVPGTLWTVGFVLTYKLGEQGTSALFPLLLLDCGISTPELGLWNGVGAVACSIAGSSLGGALLARRRQPLPLLKSALQFRLGGLACQTALLFHLDSPGASLAPSTVLRGEGWATGGRSLESWALLTSALPGAALLSLCLQHFLGGLVTTTTFTLMMRCSQLAPSALQATHYSLLATLELLGKLLMGTLAGALADSLGPRLCFFVFLALSAAPMLYLGLAPNTLA from the exons ATGCCGCCCCGGCCGGCCTTGAACCCAGACCCAGCCACTAGAGCttgggtcccagcccccgccccagcGCCCCGCCTCCTCGCCATGCGTGGGAAGCTGCTGCCGCTGGCCGGCCTTTACCTGGTGCAGGGCCTGCCCTATGGGCTGCAGTCTGGGCTGCTGCCCGTGCTGCTGCGGGCCCGCGGCCTCTCCCTGACACGCGTGGGACTGGCCAAGGCGCTGTACGCACCGTGGCTGTTCAAGCTTGTGTGGGCCCCGCTGGTGGACACTCGGGGCTCCCCAAGGGCCTGGCTGACGCTCAGCACAGCTGCTCTGGGCCTGGTGTGTGGGCTGCTGGCATCCCACCCTCCCGCCACAGCTGGTCAGGCCGGGCTGCCTGTCACGGTGGCGGGGCTGCTTCTGCTGCTGAATCTGGCTGCAGCTGTGCAGGATGTGGCCCTGGACATGCTGGCTGTGCGGCTCCTGGAGCCCGCAGAGCTGGGGCCTGGCAACACTGTGCAGGTGGTCGCGTACAAGTTGGGGGCGGTGCTGGCTGGGGGTGGGCTGCTGGCCTTGGTGCCCACCCTCTCCTGGCCCCTGCTCTTTCTGCTCCTGGCTGCCACTTATTGGTTGGCTGCTGCCTTGACCTGGGTGGCACCAGCCCTGCGACAGCTTCCCACACCTCTGCCCTCAGAACACCCCCGACACACCCTGCACCTTGGGCAGGACTTGCTGGCCGTGCCTGGGACCCTGTGGACAGTGGGCTTCGTGCTCACCTACAAGCTGG GTGAGCAGGGCACCAGCGCCCTCTTCCCACTGCTCTTGCTGGACTGCGGCATCTCTACCCCAGAGCTGGGGCTGTGGAATGGTGTGGGTGCTGTGGCCTGCTCCATTGCCGGCTCATCCCTGGGTGGGGCCCTCCTGGCCAGGCGCCG gcAGCCACTGCCCCTGTTGAAGTCAGCGCTTCAGTTCCGTCTTGGGGGCCTGGCCTGCCAGACTGCCCTGCTCTTTCACCTGGACAGCCCTGGGGCCAGCCTGGCCCCCAGCACAGTCCTGAGAGGTGAGGGGTGGGCCACAGGGGGGAGGAGCTTGGAGTCCTGGGCCCTGCTGACCTCAGCCCTCCCAGGGGCAGCCCTGCTGAGCCTGTGTCTGCAGCACTTCCTGGGGGGCCTGGTCACAACCACCACCTTCACCCTGATGATGCGCTGCAGCCAGCTGGCACCAAGTGCCCTGCAG GCCACACACTACAGTCTCCTGGCCACTCTGGAGCTGCTAGGGAAGCTGCTGATGGGCACGCTGGCTGGAGCCCTGGCTGACAGCCTGGGGCCACGTCTCTGCTTCTTTGTCTTCCTCGCTCTCTCAGCCGCACCCATGCTGTACCTGGGCCTTGCACCCAACACCCTGGCCTGA
- the RECQL4 gene encoding LOW QUALITY PROTEIN: ATP-dependent DNA helicase Q4 (The sequence of the model RefSeq protein was modified relative to this genomic sequence to represent the inferred CDS: deleted 2 bases in 1 codon): MERLRDVWERLQAWERAFRRRSGRLPGQEDVEAAPEETRALYREYRTLKEALGQAGGLGPHGSEQSLPAAAAEEMLEPSCWGPHLNRAATQSPHPPSRLSSQGSVQDYGKRLKANLKGSLQAGPALGRIPRLTRRSSSKMPSPGPPGTGAATVSPEEVSEVPPQPPRPQLRPGRPQQLRASLSLRLGSLDPGWLQRCHNGTPDFLGVPRACQPCLGTEESQLLTPGVASVLGPSAGPEVPLQGPEAPTLPAAGISAGNSQPGTRQGKKRRWSGELEGSPAQTQQDSGQAGPLPAGAGAAAPAEDCPEQPVQAQPPSKPPAPRYHCPSPSSAALSRAMVGRAVGAVDLCVSSRRAVRDRGNYVRLNMKQKRYARGPASRGRLLRKQAWKQKWQKKRECFGGGQPRATAQDSCSQRGQLSHWASQCPQPGEEHTEPAGPELLVPTGQSVPKAPCPPPVPPLYPPGPLGQVIDTPAEVFQALEQLGHQAFYPLQERVVMRILSGMSTLLVLPTGAGKSLCYQLPALLYFRRSPCLTLVVSPLMSLMDNQVSGLPPGLKAVCIHSGMTKKQRDSALQKVRSAQVQVLILSPEALVGAGGAALLTQLPLVAFACIDEAHCLSQWSHNFRPCYLRVCQVLRECMGIGCLLGLTATATRSTALDMARHLGVAEESILRGSGTIPANLHLSVSSDRDPDQALVTLLQSDRFRALDSVIVYCNKREDTERVSALLRTCLREARAPGSRGRAPEAVAEAYHAGMCGRERRRVQRAFMEGRLRVVVATVAFGMGLDRPDVRAVLHLGLPPSFESYVQAVGRAGRDGQPAHCHVFLRPQGEDLWELRRHVHANVIDFLAVKRLVQRVFPPCACTRQPLEQQGDESGERHSARVLVATSPQDADHPGLEHTTRCPGHKRALPVQPTVQALDMPEEAIETLLCYLELHPQRWLKLLAPTYACCHLRCPGGPTQLQALARRCPPLAVCLARQCPKKTGGGSSSVELDVVELADSMGWELAPMRRALHQLRWDPEPGTGVPRGTGVLVEFRELAFHLHSPGDLTAQEKDQICDFLHGRVQAREREALARLHRTFRAFHSVAFPSCGPCLEQPDEARSGRLKALLSHYFEEELEAPGGVETEEDPEPGQARLQDWEDQIRRDIRHLLSSWPEQRFSGRAVARVFHGIGSPCYPAQVYGRDQRFWRKYLHLSFHALVHLATEEILLWGC; the protein is encoded by the exons ATGGAGCGGCTGCGTGATGTGTGGGAGCGGCTGCAGGCGTGGGAGCGCGCGTTTCGGCGGCGGAGCGGGCGGTTGCCGGGCCAG GAGGACGTGGAAGCGGCGCCCGAGGAGACCCGCG CGCTCTACCGGGAGTACCGCACCCTGAAGGAGGCACTGGGTCAGGCCGGCGGTCTCGGGCCTCACGGCTCGGAGCAGTCGCTTCCCGCGGCGGCGGCCGAGGAG ATGCTGGAGCCCAGCTGCTGGGGGCCCCACCTGAATCGGGCTGCGACCCAGAGCCCCCATCCTCCATCAAGGCTCAGCTCTCAGGGATCTGTGCAGGACTACGGGAAGAGGCTTAAGGCCAATCTAAAGGGCAGTCTGCAG GCTGGGCCAGCCCTGGGCCGAATACCCCGGCTTACACGAAGATCCTCCTCCAAGATGCCTTCCCCAGGGCCACCAGGCACAGGAGCTGCCACCGTCTCTCCAGAAGAAGTCAGTGAGGTGCCCCCCCAGCCTCCCAGGCCCCAGCTGAGGCCAGGCCGGCCCCAGCAGCTGAGGGCATCCCTGAGCCTGCGGCTGGGCTCCCTAGACCCAGGCTGGCTGCAGCGGTGTCACAACGGGACCCCAGATTTTCTGGGGGTTCCCAGGGCCTGCCAGCCTTGCCTGGGTACAGAGGAGTCCCAGCTTCTTACTCCAGGTGTTGCATCTGTCCTCGGTCCCAGCGCTGGCCCTGAGGTGCCTTTACAGGGCCCAGAGGCTCCAACCCTACCAGCAGCTGGTATCAGTGCAGGGAACTCCCAGCCTGGTACCCGTCAAGGCAAGAAGCGGAGATGGAGTGGGGAGCTGGAGGGAAGCCCTGCACAGACCCAGCAGGACAGCGGCCAAGCAGGACCGCTGCCTGCAGGAGCTGGTGCTGCAGCGCCTGCAGAAGACTGTCCAGAGCAGCCTGTGCAGGCACAGCCCCCCAgcaagcccccagcccccaggtatCACTGCCCTAGC CCCAGCAGCGCTGCCCTCAGTCGCGCCATGGTGGGGAGGGCTGTGGGTGCAGTCGACCTGTGTGTCTCTTCTAGACGTGCTGTCCGCGACAGGGGGAATTACGTGCGGCTCAACATGAAGCAGAAACGCTACGCGCGGGGCCCGGCCTCAAGGGGCAGGCTCCTCCGCAAGCAG GCATGGAAGCAGAAGtggcagaagaaaagagagtgtTTTGGGGGTGGTCAGCCCAGAGCCACAGCCCAGGATTCCTGCTCCCAGCGTGGGCAGCTCAGTCACTGGGCATCCCAGTGCCCTCAGCCAG GTGAAGAACACACAGAGCCTGCGGGGCCTGAGCTGCTGGTGCCCACAGGGCAGTCTGTGCCCAAGGCTCCTTGTCCACCTCCTGTGCCACCACTCTATCCGCCAGGGCCTTTGGGGCAGGTGATAG ACACGCCAGCTGAGGTGTTTCAGGCCCTGGAGCAGCTGGGGCACCAAGCCTTCTACCCTTTGCAGGAGCGTGTGGTCATGCGGATCCTGTCTG GCATGTCCACACTGCTGGTGCTGCCCACAGGGGCTGGTAAGTCCCTGTGCTACCAGCTCCCTGCACTGCTCTACTTCCGGCGAAGCCCCTGCCTCACACTGGTCGTCTCTCCTCTCATGTCGCTCATGGACAACCAG GTTTCCGGCTTGCCCCCAGGCCTGAAGGCGGTCTGCATCCACTCGGGGATGACCAAGAAGCAGCGGGACTCTGCCCTGCAGAAG GTTCGGTCAGCCCAGGTGCAAGTGCTGATACTGTCGCCAGAGGCGCTGGTTGGGGCGGGGGGCGCTGCCCTCCTCACTCAGCTGCCACTGGTTGCCTTTGCCTGCATCGATGAGGCCCACTGCCTCTCCCAGTGGTCCCACAACTTCCGGCCCTGCTACCTGCGTGTCTGCCAG GTGTTGCGGGAATGCATGGGTATTGGCTGCCTCCTGGGTCTCACAGCCACGGCCACGCGCAGCACTGCCCTTGACATGGCCCGGCACCTGGGCGTGGCCGAAGAGTCTATCCTCAGGGGGTCGGGCACCATCCCTGCCAATCTGCACCTCTCTGTGTCTTCGGACAGGGACCCAGACCAG GCTCTGGTGACGCTGCTGCAGAGTGATCGTTTCCGTGCCCTGGACTCTGTCATCGTCTACTGTAACAAACGAGAGGACACGGAGCGTGTCTCTGCCCTGCTGCGCACCTGCCTGCGTGAGGCCCGGGCCCCAGGATCCCGAG GCCGAGCCCCGGAGGCTGTGGCTGAAGCCTACCACGCCGGCATGTGCGGCCGGGAGCGGCGGCGGGTGCAACGGGCCTTCATGGAGGGCCGGCTGCGGGTGGTGGTGGCCACGGTGGCCTTCGGGATGGGGCTGGACCGGCCAGACGTGCGGGCCGTGCTGCACCTGGGGTTGCCCCCAAGCTTTGAGAGCTATGTGCAGGCTGTGGGCCGGGCTGGGCGTGATGGGCAGCCTGCACACTGCCACGTCTTCCTCCGGCCCCAG GGTGAGGATCTGTGGGAGCTGCGCAGACACGTTCACGCCAACGTCATCGACTTCCTCGCCGTGAAGAGGCTGGTGCAGCGCGTGTTCCCGCCCTGTGCTTGCACCCGGCAGCCCCTAGAGCAGCAGGGAGACGAGAGCGGGGAAAGGCACTCGGCCAGGGTCCTTGTGGCTACATCTCCCCAGGATGCTGACCATCCCGGCCTCGAGCACACAACCCGGTGCCCGGGCCACAAGCGGGCGCTCCCGGTGCAGCCAACCGTGCAAGCCCTGGATATGCCCGAGGAGG CCATCGAGACTCTGCTGTGCTACCTTGAGCTGCACCCACAGCGTTGGCTGAAGCTGCTGGCGCCCACCTATGCCTGCTGCCACCTGCGCTGCCCCGGGGGCCCCACCCAGCTCCAGGCCCTGGCCCGCAG GTGTCCCCCCCTGGCTGTGTGTTTGGCCCGGCAGTGCCCCAAGAAGACAGGTGGGGGAAGCAGTTCTGTGGAGCTGGACGTGGTCGAGCTGGCAGACTCTATGGGCTGGGAGCTGGCCCCCATGCGGCGGGCTCTCCACCAGCTGCGATGGGATCCAGAGCCTGGGACAG GTGTGCCTCGAGGCACGGGGGTGCTGGTGGAGTTCAGGGAGCTGGCCTTCCACCTGCACAGCCCTGGGGACCTGACAGCCCAGGAGAAGGACCAGATCTGTGACTTCCTGCACGGCCGCGTGCAGGCCCGTGAGCGAGAAGCCTTGGCCCGCCTGCACCGCACCTTCCGGGCTTTTCACAG cgTGGCCTTCCCCAGTTGCGGGCCGTGTCTGGAGCAGCCCGATGAGGCACGCAGCGGCAGGCTCAAGGCCCTGCTCAGCCACTACTTCGAGGAAGAGTTAGAAGCACCGGGGGGCGTGGAGACCGAGGAGGACCCTGAGCCAGGACAGGCCAGG CTCCAGGACTGGGAGGACCAGATCCGCCGGGACATCCGCCACCTCCTGTCCTCGTGGCCAGAGCAGCGGTTCTCGGGCAGGGCCGTGGCCCGGGTCTTCCACGGCATCG GAAGCCCCTGCTATCCGGCCCAGGTGTACGGGCGGGACCAGCGCTTCTGGAGAAAGTACCTGCACCTGAGCTTCCATGCCCTCGTGCACCTGGCCACAGAGGAGATCCTGCTGTGGGGCTGCTGA
- the LRRC14 gene encoding leucine-rich repeat-containing protein 14: MHTLVFLSTRQVLQCQSAACQALPLLPRELFPLLFKVAFMDKKTVVLRELVHTWPFPLLSFQQLLQECAHCSRALLQERPSTESMQAVILGLTARLHTPETEAGTQPLCRKHTLRVLDMTGLLDDGVEQDPGTMSMWDCTAAVARTCIAQQQGGTAEPGLAPVPVEVRVDLRVNRASYAFLREALRSSADSPLRLCCRDLRAEDLPMRNTVALLQLLDAGCLRRVDLRFNNLGLRGLSVIIPHVARFQHLASLRLHYVHGDSRQPSVDGEDNFRYFLAQMGRFTCLRELSMGSSLLSGRLDQLLSTLQSPLESLELAFCALLPEDLRFLARSPHAVHLKKLDLSGNDLSGSQLEPFQGLLQAAAATLLHLELTECQLADTQLLATLPVLTRCASLRYLGLYGNPLSMAGLKELLRDSVAQAELRTVVHPFPVDCYEGLPWPPPASVLLEASINEEKFARVEAELHQLLLASGRAHVLWTTDIYGRLAADYFSL; encoded by the exons ATGCACACCCTTGTGTTCCTGAGCACACGGCAGGTGCTCCAGTGCCAGTCAGCTGCctgccaggccctgcccctgCTGCCACGAGAGCTCTTCCCCTTGCTCTTCAAAGTGGCCTTCATGGACAAGAAGACCGTGGTGCTGCGCGAGCTGGTGCACACGTGGCCCTTTCCACTGCTCAGCTTCCAGCAGCTGCTGCAGGAGTGTGCCCACTGCAGCCGGGCCCTGCTGCAGGAGCGGCCTAGCACAGAGAGCATGCAAGCCGTGATCCTGGGGCTGACTGCCCGGCTCCACACCCCGGAGACTGAGGCTGGCACACAGCCCCTCTGCAG GAAGCACACGCTGCGGGTGCTGGACATGACGGGCCTTCTGGATGACGGCGTGGAGCAGGACCCGGGCACCATGAGCATGTGGGACTGCACAGCAGCGGTGGCCCGCACGTGCATCGCACAGCAGCAGGGCGGGACTGCAGAGCCCGGCCTGGCCCCCGTTCCTGTGGAGGTGCGTGTGGACCTGCGGGTGAACCGGGCCTCTTATGCATTCTTGCGGGAGGCACTCCGTAGCAGCGCGGACAGTCCACTGCGGCTCTGCTGCCGGGACCTGCGGGCTGAGGACCTGCCCATGCGCAATACCGTGGCCCTGCTGCAGCTTCTGGATGCGGGCTGCCTGCGCCGCGTGGACCTGCGCTTCAACAACTTGGGCCTGCGAGGCCTGTCCGTCATCATCCCACACGTGGCCCGCTTCCAGCACTTGGCCAGCCTGCGGTTACACTATGTGCACGGGGACTCTCGGCAGCCCTCTGTGGACGGCGAGGACAACTTCCGTTACTTCCTGGCCCAGATGGGCCGCTTCACCTGTTTGCGGGAGCTCAGCATGGGCTCCTCTCTTCTCTCGGGGCGGCTGGACCAGCTGCTTAG TACCCTGCAGAGCCCCCTGGAGAGCCTGGAGCTGGCCTTCTGTGCCCTGCTGCCTGAGGACCTGCGTTTCCTGGCACGGAGCCCCCATGCTGTCCACCTCAAGAAGCTGGACCTGAGTGGCAATGACCTGTCCGGCAGCCAGCTGGAGCCCTTCCAGGGTCTGCTGCAGGCAGCAGCAGCCACGCTGCTGCACCTCGAGCTGACCGAGTGCCAGCTTGCTGATACCCAACTTCTGGCCACACTTCCTGTGCTGACTCGTTGTGCCAGCCTCCGCTACCTCGGCCTTTACGGCAACCCGCTGTCTATGGCGGGCCTCAAGGAGCTCCTGAGGGACTCGGTGGCACAGGCCGAGCTGCGCACGGTGGTGCACCCTTTCCCCGTGGACTGCTATGAGGGCCTGCCCTGGCCACCGCCTGCCTCTGTCCTGCTGGAAGCCTCCATCAATGAGGAGAAGTTTGCCCGCGTGGAGGCCGAGTTGCACCAGTTGCTACTGGCCTCAGGCCGtgcccacgtgctctggaccACAGACATCTATGGGCGCCTGGCTGCAGACTACTTTAGCCTGTGA
- the LRRC24 gene encoding leucine-rich repeat-containing protein 24: protein MLGTGLTTCVSGGASHRGQTVGRLLRRLQLRGLRPVPQEMAPGAPALLLLSLLSLPGLPPRATGCPAACRCYSATVECGALRLRLVPPGIPPGTQTLFLQDNSIARLEPGTLAPLASLRRLYLHNNSLRALAPGAFRAQSRLLELALTGNRLRGLRVGAFAGLAQLRVLYLAGNQLVQLLDFTFLHLQRLQELHLQENSIELLEDQALAGLSSLALLDLSRNQLGTISQEALQPLASLQVLRLTENPWRCDCALHWLGTWIKEGGQRLLSSRDKKITCAEPPRLALQSLLEVSGSSLICIPPSVHVEPLEVTANLGEDLRVACQASGYPQPLVTWRKVAQPREGPPQAQAQPEGGVPGPSGPGASDTGSGMLFLTNITLAHAGKYECEASNAGGAARLPFQLLVNLSQQLLLAPAPPRAGGPVSHEPLPEAGGMAFRALGLATQTAIATAIALLALTALLLATMICRRRRRRKKAPGPPGEGALFVNDYSDGPCTFAQLEELRDERGHEMFVIDRSKPLFAEGPAEAAEGAAPGIAQGLPLQPPAAYEIRC from the exons ATGTTAGGGACAGGCCTGACAACCTGTGTTTCAGGAGGCGCATCCCATCGGGGCCAGACTGTAGGGAGGCTGCTGAGAAGGCTGCAACTTCGTGGCCTGCGGCCGGTCCCGCAAGAGATGGCCCCAGGGGCGCCCGCACTGCTGCTGCTGTCGCTGCTGTCACTGCCAGGTCTCCCGCCTCGCGCTACCGGATGCCCTGCGGCCTGCCGCTGCTACAGCGCCACGGTGGAGTGCGGCGCCCTGCGGCTGCGCCTGGTCCCGCCCGGAATCCCGCCCGGGACGCAG ACGCTGTTCCTGCAGGACAACAGCATCGCGCGCCTGGAGCCGGGCACCCTGGCGCCCCTCGCCTCCCTGCGTCGTCTCTACCTGCACAACAACAGCCTGCGCGCCCTGGCGCCAGGCGCCTTCCGTGCGCAGTCGCGCCTGCTGGAGCTGGCGCTCACCGGCAACCGGCTGCGCGGCTTGCGCGTTGGCGCTTTCGCGGGCCTGGCCCAACTGCGCGTGCTCTACCTAGCTGGCAACCAGCTGGTACAGCTGCTGGATTTCACCTTCCTACACTTGCAG CGACTGCAGGAGCTGCACCTGCAGGAAAACAGCATCGAGCTGCTGGAGGACCAGGCCCTGGCCGGGCTCTCCTCGCTGGCACTGCTGGACCTCAGCAGGAACCAGCTGGGCACCATCAGCCAGGAGGCCCTACAGCCCCTGGCCAGCCTACAGGTCCTGCGCCTCACAG AGAACCCATGGCGCTGTGACTGTGCCTTGCACTGGCTGGGAACCTGGATCAAGGAAGGGGGCCAGCGACTGCTCAGCTCCAGGGACAAGAAAATCACGTGTGCAGAGCCCCCCCGCCTGGCACTTCAGAGTCTCCTGGAAGTATCTGGCAGTAGCCTCATCTGCATCCCACCCTCTGTGCACGTGGAGCCGCTGGAGGTGACAGCCAACCTGGGTGAGGACCTGCGGGTTGCCTGCCAGGCTTCCGGCTACCCGCAGCCCCTGGTGACCTGGAGAAAGGTGGCGCAGCCTCGCGAGGGGCCGCCGCAGGCCCAGGCCCAACCTGAAGGCGGGGTGCCGGGCCCAAGTGGGCCCGGGGCATCCGACACGGGCAGCGGCATGCTCTTCCTCACCAACATCACCCTGGCCCACGCCGGCAAGTACGAGTGCGAGGCCTCCAACGCCGGCGGCGCCGCCCGCTTGCCCTTCCAGCTTCTGGTCAACCTGTCCCAGCAGCTGCTGCTGGCGCCTGCGCCGCCCCGGGCCGGCGGCCCAGTCAGCCACGAGCCCCTGCCCGAGGCGGGCGGCATGGCCTTTCGCGCCCTGGGCCTGGCCACGCAGACGGCCATCGCGACGGCCATCGCGCTCCTGGCGCTCACGGCGCTGCTGCTGGCGACCATGATCTGCCGCAGGCGGCGCAGGCGCAAAAAGGCACCAGGGCCTCCCGGGGAGGGCGCGCTCTTCGTCAACGACTATTCGGACGGGCCCTGCACCTTCGCGCAGCTCGAGGAGCTCCGCGACGAGCGGGGCCACGAGATGTTCGTCATCGACCGCTCCAAACCGCTCTTCGCCGAGGGCCCGGCGGAAGCGGCCGAGGGCGCAGCGCCCGGAATCGCGCAGGGCCTCCCGCTGCAGCCGCCTGCCGCCTACGAGATCCGTTGCTGA